Proteins from a single region of Macaca fascicularis isolate 582-1 chromosome 5, T2T-MFA8v1.1:
- the LOC141410263 gene encoding uncharacterized protein, translating into MRSWNTWPLKKTGEQRKLLQPRSRPVSSANRRSATGGDRAGAPHPSSVASGTRTPFPGRTRRFILGGRRQAAGRGGRNWQAWAEPPGSPCPGPGSQIAGPVRAGARPMEAARVLSSCSLPFPGVGARGLGAGRRRLPPREAVARAAAAARPGGSRDRGSPAQESPARRLLLPRSRCLSGRSRHQLCPRRSRSRRGGVARSSSPPDPGHRVAPESHPDAGPWGAAEIEDPREGGAHGRLQPQVVFSVSPDQVIQMSCNGDINS; encoded by the coding sequence GAGCTGGAACACATGGCCTTTGAAAAAAACCGGAGAACAGAGGAAACTCTTGCAGCCTCGCAGCCGCCCTGTGTCCAGTGCCAACCGCAGGAGCGCGACAGGAGGGGACCGCGCGGGTGCGCCCCACCCTTCCAGCGTCGCCTCGGGGACTCGCACCCCTTTCCCTGGCCGCACAAGACGTTTCATCCTTGGCGGCCGCCGCCAAGCCGCCGGGAGGGGTGGTCGGAACTGGCAGGCCTGGGCGGAACCCCCGGGGTCTCCTTGTCCAGGCCCGGGCAGCCAGATAGCAGGGCCGGTCCGGGCGGGAGCCCGGCCGATGGAGGCGGCTCGAGTCCTCAGCTCctgctccctccccttccccggGGTGGGCGCGCGcgggctgggagctgggaggcGGCGGCTCCCGCCCCGGGAGGCGGTGGcgagggcggcggcggcggcgcggccgGGCGGGTCCCGGGACCGCGGTTCTCCAGCGCAGGAGTCCCCGGCGCGCCGGCTGCTCTTGCCCCGCAGCCGCTGCCTGAGCGGCCGGAGTCGCCACCAGCTGTGTCCGCGGAGATCCCGGTCGCGGAGGGGAGGGGTCGCCCGCTCGTCGTCCCCGCCGGACCCCGGGCACCGCGTAGCACCTGAGAGCCACCCGGACGCAGGGCCCTGGGGAGCGGCTGAGATCGAAGACCCGAGGGAAGGAGGAGCCCACGGACGGCTACAGCCCCAG